From one Vanessa tameamea isolate UH-Manoa-2023 chromosome 9, ilVanTame1 primary haplotype, whole genome shotgun sequence genomic stretch:
- the LOC113402068 gene encoding sucrose-6-phosphate hydrolase-like: MALLRNCSIFLCLIALTYSASVDNYENSKVQLEEYIQNKKKDINPRFRPLYHVVPPVGWMNDPNGFSYHNGEFHLFYQFYPYDSVWGPMHWGHSSSPDLVNWKTLPTALLPEKEQCFSGSAVSDGDTMILMYTGHASIDVEPYYNESQYLAFSDDGINFHKYEGNPVLPRSPNGSPDFRDPKVWKRGDDYYVIIGSKTSDNRGRVLLYKSRDMKNWEFLNVLGESNGDLGYMWECPDFFELDGKFVILMSPQGMAPQGDRYKNTYQNGYIIGSFNYDTNEFVPEVPFQEIDYGHDFYAATTTEANGKRYVVAWYSMWEMAHPEDVDGWAGAMTMVREMSIVNNRIYMKPAEAMVNLRDGVAVDGDVGSYEVREFGKGVEIFIDSDLNQKIDVLFDGRDGGGKVWLRWNPEFRKVVVDRGANDVREVLWEPVGSHTWRVFLDSSSIELFCGEGEAVFSSRVYPHGGWRMVNESPQALRVKAYNLRRSVPE; this comes from the coding sequence ATGGCCTTACTACGTAATTGTTCCATCTTCCTGTGTCTCATCGCGCTAACCTATTCGGCATCTGTTGACAATTATGAAAATTCCAAAGTGCAGTTAGAAGAATACATACAGAACAAGAAAAAGGACATCAATCCGAGATTCCGGCCGTTATATCATGTAGTCCCACCCGTGGGATGGATGAACGACCCGAACGGATTCTCGTATCACAATGGTGAATTCCATCTCTTCTACCAATTTTATCCATATGATAGCGTATGGGGCCCGATGCATTGGGGACATTCGAGCAGTCCTGATCTTGTCAACTGGAAAACGCTACCCACAGCATTGCTGCCTGAAAAGGAACAATGTTTCTCTGGAAGTGCTGTGAGCGATGGTGACACGATGATTCTTATGTACACCGGCCATGCCAGCATTGACGTCGAGCCTTATTACAACGAAAGCCAGTATCTAGCATTCAGCGACGATGGAATCAATTTCCACAAGTACGAGGGTAACCCGGTTCTACCAAGATCACCGAACGGCTCGCCTGATTTCCGTGACCCAAAAGTATGGAAACGTGGTGACGATTATTACGTTATTATCGGAAGTAAGACTTCGGACAATCGAGGACGAGTACTTCTTTACAAATCGCGGGATATGAAAAATTGGGAGTTTTTAAACGTATTAGGTGAGTCCAATGGAGATCTAGGCTACATGTGGGAATGCCCTGACTTTTTCGAACTAGACGGAAAATTCGTTATTCTTATGTCACCACAAGGAATGGCACCCCAAGGAGACAGGTACAAAAACACCTACCAAAATGGTTACATAATCGGCAGCTTCAATTACGATACCAATGAGTTCGTGCCAGAAGTACCATTCCAGGAAATAGACTACGGACATGACTTCTACGCTGCAACAACGACTGAAGCAAATGGAAAACGTTACGTGGTTGCGTGGTATAGTATGTGGGAAATGGCGCACCCCGAGGACGTTGACGGATGGGCCGGGGCAATGACAATGGTTAGGGAAATGTCTATTGTTAACAATCGCATCTACATGAAACCTGCTGAGGCGATGGTCAACCTGCGCGATGGTGTAGCGGTCGATGGTGATGTAGGATCGTATGAAGTACGGGAGTTCGGAAAAGgggttgaaatatttattgatagtgATCTCAACCAGAAAATCGACGTGTTGTTTGATGGTCGCGATGGTGGTGGTAAGGTATGGCTGCGTTGGAATCCAGAGTTTCGCAAAGTTGTTGTAGACAGAGGCGCAAATGATGTGAGGGAAGTATTATGGGAACCTGTTGGATCGCATACCTGGAGAGTCTTCTTGGATTCTAGCAGCATAGAACTTTTCTGCGGAGAGGGTGAAGCAGTTTTCAGCAGTAGAGTGTATCCTCACGGCGGTTGGAGGATGGTCAACGAGAGTCCTCAAGCTCTTCGCGTTAAGGCTTACAATTTAAGAAGAAGCGTACCGGAATAA